The following are encoded in a window of Xanthocytophaga agilis genomic DNA:
- a CDS encoding glycoside hydrolase family 2 TIM barrel-domain containing protein: MKYIVNIFVLWLLYVPVALFAQSTSNQESLLLNGKWDFRIDPENIGEERGWHTSGFQAAGWDAMEVPGNWDLYNQYATYSGKGWYRRSIEIPANWQGKTIRLVFEAVYHDAQVWLDGTLLGQSHSGFFPFEFDITKFIKPGQRSTLVVCADNTFRRGAIWNWGGIRRPVSLIATTPVRIEQMHILPVVELKSATSSVAIKLRLKNDTDQPQSVKCDIVLKDKSGNILKASKNLSLALTIPAQSGQEYSLQAVLPKSDTHLWHFDDPYLYTVQATLYQANTLSNKQSTKPADNLPLLHMVSDRFGIRKVEIDGLNVKLNGEPVRLMGYNWVPDDRTTGNTLPAWRYRQDIDLMKKSGANMARLSHLPLPKEVLDYLDEKGMLVFSEIPLWGRDQLVDPDNPLPKEWLKSLVSQQFNHPSVIGWCVGNEIGFIGANPKVLEYVESAIRYVKKQLDSSRLVVYVSHSADVQQQDPVQFSDMILLNKYGDLGKNADKAHQKHPGKPMFYSEYGYNLTGENPDQGIINGSKMLNDMRGRDYLMGGALWTFNDYRSHWQAHQSWNTAPTGNRAWGVVNVYRQPKQAYEIFRRQYAPIRSLTVSGTDRSTIVSIEPRTLLDLPAYTLRGYTLVWEATDSQDRYLDGGFTTLPTVTPGSKAVRQAITWQVASTQIAKTTYTLLSPTGYAVYDTTIYLQKPALPVIKQLIPGEGGVRIIFDKVASAQQYFLRYGKTDFSLVSDTTSHHFIDISKLESSQSYQFQLVAINAAGDGPPSATATTKPDNQLLPPVIWYTEAADRAFFIGYGYANYDYLYQIRYGTDPTNEAEWKSLKVTAKGVCRVPNLKNGQTYYFRMKRTDQAYVESGWSEIHSISLPGSIGPQSVGTKAVLRSGSRAVIAIRPVPQAVGYQIRYQQDGKTQTIIIPGSSLDYLPIDGLKPGKNYSFQVSTLGQESSGIAHKAFTQIGN; encoded by the coding sequence ATGAAGTATATAGTAAATATTTTTGTTTTATGGCTACTCTATGTTCCAGTAGCCCTGTTCGCCCAATCCACCAGCAATCAGGAATCTTTGCTATTGAATGGCAAGTGGGATTTTCGTATTGATCCGGAAAACATAGGTGAGGAACGAGGATGGCATACCTCTGGTTTTCAGGCGGCAGGCTGGGATGCAATGGAAGTTCCAGGTAATTGGGATCTATACAACCAGTATGCAACCTACAGTGGCAAAGGATGGTATCGTCGTTCGATAGAGATACCAGCCAACTGGCAGGGCAAAACTATCCGTTTGGTATTCGAAGCAGTCTACCACGATGCACAGGTCTGGCTTGATGGCACCTTACTTGGTCAAAGCCATAGTGGTTTTTTCCCATTTGAATTTGACATTACTAAGTTCATAAAGCCCGGTCAGCGAAGTACACTGGTAGTATGTGCTGATAACACTTTCCGGCGCGGGGCTATCTGGAATTGGGGTGGCATTCGTAGGCCAGTTTCTCTGATTGCAACTACTCCGGTACGCATAGAGCAGATGCACATCCTACCTGTTGTTGAATTGAAAAGTGCTACTTCCTCTGTAGCTATCAAGCTACGACTCAAAAACGACACCGATCAACCTCAATCAGTAAAATGTGACATTGTTCTCAAAGATAAAAGTGGAAATATACTAAAGGCTAGTAAAAATTTATCACTTGCTCTAACCATACCTGCTCAAAGTGGTCAGGAATATAGCTTGCAAGCAGTACTACCAAAAAGCGATACCCACTTATGGCATTTTGATGATCCATATTTGTATACAGTCCAAGCCACACTCTATCAGGCAAACACGCTTTCCAATAAACAATCCACTAAACCAGCTGATAATCTACCATTACTTCATATGGTGAGTGACCGGTTTGGGATTCGTAAAGTAGAAATTGATGGTCTGAACGTAAAGCTTAATGGCGAGCCGGTACGGTTAATGGGCTATAACTGGGTACCTGATGACCGTACAACTGGCAATACGCTGCCGGCATGGCGATATCGCCAGGATATTGATCTGATGAAAAAATCAGGTGCGAATATGGCACGCCTCTCACATTTACCATTGCCCAAAGAAGTGCTTGATTATCTGGACGAAAAAGGGATGCTGGTATTTAGTGAAATACCACTCTGGGGACGTGACCAGCTTGTAGATCCAGACAATCCTCTACCTAAAGAATGGTTGAAAAGTTTAGTTAGCCAGCAATTTAATCACCCTTCAGTTATTGGTTGGTGTGTAGGCAATGAAATTGGTTTTATTGGTGCCAATCCCAAAGTGCTCGAGTACGTTGAGTCTGCCATTAGGTATGTAAAAAAGCAGCTTGACAGTTCACGTCTGGTAGTGTATGTAAGTCACTCAGCTGATGTGCAACAACAAGATCCGGTACAGTTTTCGGATATGATTCTTCTTAATAAGTATGGAGACTTAGGCAAAAATGCTGATAAAGCCCACCAGAAGCATCCGGGTAAGCCTATGTTTTACTCCGAATATGGCTATAACCTGACTGGCGAAAATCCGGATCAGGGTATAATCAATGGTTCCAAGATGCTCAATGACATGCGGGGCCGTGACTATCTGATGGGCGGTGCGTTGTGGACATTCAATGATTATCGTAGCCATTGGCAGGCGCATCAATCTTGGAATACAGCACCTACGGGTAACCGTGCCTGGGGAGTGGTCAATGTTTACCGCCAGCCTAAACAAGCCTATGAAATCTTTCGTCGCCAATATGCACCCATTCGTTCACTGACAGTTTCGGGTACTGATAGGTCTACTATAGTGAGCATTGAGCCCAGAACTTTACTTGATCTGCCTGCCTATACTTTGAGAGGTTATACGTTAGTCTGGGAAGCAACTGATAGCCAAGACCGCTACCTGGATGGAGGATTTACAACACTTCCCACTGTTACTCCTGGTAGTAAAGCAGTCAGACAGGCCATAACATGGCAGGTTGCCTCTACTCAGATTGCCAAGACTACTTATACACTACTTTCACCGACGGGCTATGCTGTTTATGATACAACCATATATCTGCAAAAGCCTGCACTACCAGTGATAAAGCAACTGATTCCGGGTGAAGGAGGCGTTCGCATTATATTTGATAAAGTAGCTTCTGCCCAGCAGTACTTTCTTCGTTATGGCAAAACAGATTTTTCGCTTGTTAGTGATACAACTAGCCATCATTTTATTGATATCAGCAAATTAGAGTCTAGTCAATCGTATCAGTTTCAACTAGTAGCAATTAATGCTGCAGGCGACGGCCCACCTTCTGCTACTGCAACTACCAAACCAGACAATCAACTATTGCCTCCTGTAATCTGGTATACTGAAGCAGCTGATAGAGCTTTTTTTATCGGCTATGGTTACGCAAATTATGATTATCTCTACCAGATTCGATATGGAACTGATCCAACGAATGAAGCTGAATGGAAGTCTCTGAAAGTGACCGCCAAGGGTGTATGCCGTGTTCCTAATTTGAAAAATGGCCAAACGTATTACTTCCGCATGAAACGTACCGATCAGGCATATGTGGAAAGTGGCTGGTCTGAAATACATAGCATCTCATTGCCAGGAAGTATTGGTCCACAATCAGTAGGAACTAAGGCTGTTCTGCGTTCAGGGTCTCGGGCTGTAATCGCCATTCGCCCAGTACCACAAGCAGTCGGATACCAGATTAGGTATCAACAGGATGGTAAAACACAAACCATTATCATCCCAGGCTCGTCACTGGACTATTTACCAATTGATGGACTCAAGCCGGGAAAGAACTATTCGTTTCAGGTTTCTACACTTGGACAAGAAAGTTCAGGGATTGCGCACAAAGCATTCACACAGATAGGAAATTAA
- a CDS encoding superinfection immunity protein, with product MEFSFCSFIFLPTIVGLIRRNLMSITLINLFMGWTVIGWVIAIVWANSRDPKTVIVPQNLETPKVSLTDELEKLAKLKEKRILTDSEFEEQKRKILNAV from the coding sequence GTGGAATTCTCTTTTTGTTCATTTATTTTTTTGCCTACCATTGTTGGTTTGATTAGACGTAATCTTATGTCCATTACTTTAATTAATCTGTTCATGGGTTGGACTGTAATTGGTTGGGTAATTGCTATTGTCTGGGCTAATAGCCGCGATCCTAAAACAGTAATTGTACCACAAAATCTGGAAACACCTAAAGTTTCTCTTACAGATGAGCTAGAGAAACTGGCAAAACTGAAAGAAAAGAGGATCTTAACAGATAGCGAATTTGAAGAACAAAAAAGAAAGATATTAAATGCAGTCTGA
- the bglX gene encoding beta-glucosidase BglX translates to MRKHLIPILLFACISNLLCLAQTVAPYKNPKLPIEQRIKDLLSKMTLEEKVGQLNQVNGGIMTGPAAEGDPGAKAKLDMSRKGMVGSFLNVTGAKETRAVQEIAVKESRLGIPLLFAFDVIHGYKTIFPIPLAETCSWDLALMEKSASMAAAEASAAGLHWTFAPMVDIARDPRWGRVMEGAGEDTYLGSKASYARVKGFQGDLTDVYHVMACMKHFAAYGLAEGGREYNTVDLSRYALHDIYLPPFKAGVDAGAATVMNSFNIVDGIPASGNKYLVTDVLKNQWKFKGFVVSDWASFGEMITHGYAADGKDAALKAFNAGSDMDMESRVVIENMVQLVKEGKVTQARLDDAVSRILYYKFKLGLFEDPYKFSDERRESVTLLNDKFVQAAREASQRSMILLKNDNNTLPLSKTTKNIAVIGQLADSQADALDFWIAKGDPKDVVTILQGIKNKVPQSNVSFAKGYTITADGSNALYNSTETTIADAVNTAKSADVVITVVGLSGKVAGEARALTNIEIPTEQMKVLQAVKATGKPVIVVISTGRPMVIPWLSQHVPAILYAWMPCTQGGNAAADILFGDYNPSAKTTMSFPYTTGQIPVYYNQKSTGRPYQDEPNSPGNFWVSRYRDAPNGPLYPFGYGLSYTTFDYSAPTLNKAELNRGENLIVKVIIKNTGKYDGEEIAQLYIRDMVASLVRPIKELRGFQKIMLKAGESKEVTFTLTNSDLSFYDGEGKLHLEPGTFKVFIGGNSRDVKEASFSLK, encoded by the coding sequence ATGAGAAAACATTTAATCCCTATTTTGCTTTTTGCTTGTATAAGCAATTTGCTTTGTCTTGCTCAAACTGTTGCTCCCTATAAAAATCCCAAGCTCCCTATAGAACAACGAATAAAAGATCTGCTCTCAAAGATGACCCTGGAAGAAAAAGTTGGTCAGCTTAATCAGGTAAATGGCGGCATAATGACAGGACCTGCAGCTGAAGGTGATCCAGGAGCAAAAGCCAAACTGGATATGTCACGCAAAGGAATGGTAGGTTCCTTTTTAAATGTAACAGGAGCCAAAGAAACACGTGCAGTTCAGGAGATAGCAGTAAAAGAAAGCAGACTAGGTATACCTTTGTTGTTTGCATTTGATGTAATTCATGGTTATAAAACTATTTTTCCAATTCCATTGGCAGAAACCTGTAGCTGGGATCTTGCTCTGATGGAGAAATCTGCCTCTATGGCTGCAGCGGAAGCCTCTGCCGCAGGTTTGCACTGGACCTTTGCGCCTATGGTAGATATTGCACGTGATCCTCGCTGGGGAAGGGTGATGGAGGGAGCTGGCGAGGACACCTATCTGGGAAGTAAAGCCTCTTATGCACGTGTAAAAGGATTTCAGGGAGATTTGACAGATGTATATCATGTAATGGCTTGCATGAAACATTTTGCAGCTTATGGATTGGCAGAAGGTGGTCGAGAATACAATACAGTTGATTTATCCCGATATGCACTGCATGATATCTATCTTCCTCCGTTTAAAGCTGGAGTTGATGCAGGCGCTGCAACGGTTATGAACTCTTTTAATATAGTAGATGGTATCCCTGCCAGTGGGAATAAATATCTGGTTACTGATGTATTAAAAAATCAATGGAAGTTTAAAGGTTTTGTTGTATCAGATTGGGCTTCATTTGGTGAGATGATTACCCATGGTTATGCAGCAGATGGGAAAGATGCTGCTTTAAAAGCATTCAATGCTGGCTCAGATATGGACATGGAATCAAGAGTTGTGATCGAAAATATGGTTCAGCTTGTGAAAGAAGGTAAGGTGACACAAGCTCGTCTGGATGATGCGGTGAGTCGGATCTTATATTATAAGTTTAAGCTTGGCCTATTTGAAGATCCCTATAAATTTAGTGATGAACGTCGGGAATCTGTTACACTGCTAAACGATAAATTTGTTCAGGCAGCACGAGAGGCATCACAAAGATCTATGATCCTATTAAAAAATGATAATAATACTCTTCCTTTATCAAAAACTACTAAAAACATTGCAGTCATTGGGCAATTAGCTGATAGCCAAGCAGACGCATTGGATTTCTGGATTGCAAAAGGTGATCCTAAAGATGTAGTTACTATTTTACAGGGAATAAAAAATAAAGTTCCTCAAAGTAATGTTTCTTTTGCAAAGGGATATACGATTACTGCGGATGGTAGTAATGCTTTGTATAATTCAACAGAAACGACAATCGCAGATGCAGTAAATACAGCAAAATCAGCAGATGTAGTTATTACTGTTGTAGGTTTATCTGGTAAAGTTGCCGGGGAAGCTCGTGCACTTACCAATATTGAAATTCCGACAGAACAAATGAAAGTGTTGCAAGCGGTGAAGGCAACAGGTAAACCTGTGATTGTAGTGATAAGTACTGGCCGACCTATGGTTATCCCCTGGTTGTCTCAACATGTTCCAGCAATCTTATATGCTTGGATGCCATGTACTCAGGGAGGAAATGCTGCTGCCGATATACTGTTTGGGGACTATAATCCTTCTGCTAAGACAACCATGTCTTTTCCTTATACAACAGGACAAATCCCTGTTTATTACAACCAGAAAAGCACGGGCAGACCTTACCAGGATGAACCTAACTCGCCTGGTAACTTCTGGGTTTCCCGTTATCGGGATGCTCCCAATGGCCCATTATACCCATTTGGATATGGATTAAGCTATACTACCTTTGATTACTCCGCCCCCACACTCAATAAAGCAGAATTAAATCGTGGAGAAAATCTGATAGTAAAAGTAATCATAAAGAATACAGGAAAATATGATGGTGAAGAGATTGCACAGCTTTATATACGAGATATGGTAGCCTCTCTGGTACGTCCGATAAAAGAACTAAGGGGATTTCAGAAGATCATGTTAAAAGCAGGTGAAAGCAAAGAAGTAACTTTTACATTAACCAATTCAGATCTGTCTTTTTATGATGGGGAAGGAAAATTACATTTAGAGCCTGGTACTTTCAAAGTATTTATCGGTGGAAATTCACGGGATGTCAAAGAAGCTTCATTTTCGTTAAAATAA
- a CDS encoding LexA family transcriptional regulator gives MSNQAERLKSLRQKTNLNQQEVADKIGKSRSRIAIYETQSQVQIPSDVLQKLSQIYHTTPEFILYGTVQPVVQPVTQPVNGNPRITGGDMRILVVTTDRAGEENTAFVPVKARAGYLVGYGDPEFIQTLPTYSIPGFSEGTYRVFEVEGDSMQETLRPGDLVVTQFVENWRNLKNDKMYVIVSIDGIIIKRIHNLLDKSGGIVIVSDNPQFNPDFLHSDQIMEIWEVRATISRNLDRKKLNYI, from the coding sequence ATGTCCAATCAAGCTGAACGTCTGAAATCGCTACGTCAGAAAACCAATCTGAACCAGCAGGAAGTTGCCGATAAAATAGGCAAATCCCGGTCTCGTATTGCTATTTACGAAACCCAGTCTCAGGTTCAGATTCCTTCAGATGTACTTCAAAAGTTATCACAGATATATCATACCACACCTGAATTTATTTTATATGGTACAGTACAGCCAGTAGTGCAACCTGTTACACAACCTGTGAACGGAAATCCCCGTATTACAGGTGGTGATATGCGCATTTTGGTTGTTACTACAGACCGAGCAGGTGAAGAAAATACAGCTTTTGTTCCTGTAAAGGCCCGGGCAGGTTATCTGGTGGGATATGGTGATCCGGAATTTATTCAGACTCTGCCGACCTATTCTATTCCTGGCTTTTCAGAAGGAACCTACCGTGTATTTGAAGTAGAAGGAGACAGTATGCAAGAAACATTACGCCCTGGTGATTTAGTGGTTACCCAATTTGTAGAGAACTGGAGAAATCTGAAGAATGATAAAATGTATGTAATTGTATCAATAGATGGAATTATTATAAAACGCATTCATAACCTACTAGATAAGTCAGGAGGGATTGTCATTGTATCAGATAATCCACAATTCAATCCAGATTTCTTACATTCAGACCAGATTATGGAAATCTGGGAGGTGAGAGCAACTATCAGCCGTAATCTGGATCGCAAAAAACTTAATTATATATAA
- a CDS encoding FAD-dependent oxidoreductase, translating into MIKQDATDHRQLHIESYQADLVVVGGGLSGTCCAITAARAGIQVILVQDRPVLGGNSSSEVRLWVLGATSHMGNNNRWAREGGVIDEILLENTYRNPEGNPVIFDTVLLEKVMLEPNIRLLLNTAVFDVTKSNSRTISSVKAFCSQNGTLYELSAPLFCDASGDGVIAFGAGAAFRMGAESTTEFGEKFAPSTEYGELLGHSIYFYTKDTGKQVRFVPPAYALQDITQIPRYRRFTAKEQGCQLWWLEYGGRLDTVHDTETIKWELWKVVYGVWHYIKNSGNFPEADTMTLEWVGTIPGKRESRRFEGDYMICQQDIVEQRTHYDAVAFGGWSIDLHPADGVFSEKPGCNQWHSKGIYQIPYRCLYSRNITNLFIAGRIISATHVAFGSTRVMGTSAYGAQVVGMAAALCHKSQLLPHQLAAVDHIKVLQNELQKVGQYIPGFKLKDPKDLVQNAQISASSEFILTELPADGEWFVLHDSAAQLIPLRAGTAIPEIVTWVNASTDTELVVELRCSGKATNHTPEIILSRQNIHLQSGRQSIHVNFNVSVEEDIYVFICFLKNSQIEMCYSNVRISGVLSAFNKTNPAVSNYGKQQPVEDLGVDAFEFWCPDRRPNGKNIAMQISPGIALFSVANVRNGITRPTNQPNAWIADLTDERPTLSLEWPDIQTIRKIELSFDTDFDHPLETVLMHHPETIMPFCVQNFSLCNDRNERLYEKQGNYQTRHTIQFATPIHTRQLKLHLQKSHQMVAVSLMEIRCYQ; encoded by the coding sequence ATGATAAAGCAAGACGCAACAGATCATCGACAATTACATATTGAGTCATACCAGGCTGATCTGGTTGTAGTCGGGGGTGGACTCTCCGGCACATGTTGTGCCATTACTGCCGCCCGTGCCGGCATCCAGGTCATTCTGGTACAGGACCGCCCTGTACTGGGTGGCAACTCTTCCAGTGAAGTTCGATTGTGGGTGTTGGGCGCTACCTCTCATATGGGAAATAACAATCGATGGGCCCGCGAAGGTGGTGTAATTGATGAGATTCTACTGGAAAATACATACCGAAACCCAGAAGGAAACCCGGTTATTTTTGATACTGTACTACTCGAAAAAGTAATGCTGGAGCCTAACATAAGATTATTACTCAATACTGCTGTTTTTGATGTAACAAAATCTAATTCTCGAACTATCAGTAGTGTTAAGGCATTTTGCAGTCAGAATGGGACACTCTATGAGCTTTCAGCACCATTGTTCTGTGATGCATCCGGAGATGGAGTAATCGCCTTTGGTGCTGGCGCTGCCTTTCGTATGGGAGCCGAGTCGACAACAGAATTTGGCGAAAAGTTTGCTCCATCAACTGAATATGGCGAGTTGCTGGGACATTCGATTTATTTTTATACCAAAGATACAGGTAAGCAGGTGCGTTTTGTGCCACCTGCCTATGCATTACAAGATATTACCCAGATTCCACGTTATCGTCGCTTCACTGCCAAAGAACAAGGCTGTCAGCTTTGGTGGCTTGAATATGGTGGACGACTCGATACAGTACACGATACCGAAACGATCAAGTGGGAACTCTGGAAAGTTGTTTACGGTGTATGGCACTATATCAAAAACTCAGGCAATTTTCCTGAGGCCGATACCATGACACTTGAATGGGTGGGTACCATTCCCGGAAAACGGGAAAGTCGTCGCTTTGAAGGAGATTATATGATCTGTCAGCAGGATATTGTGGAACAGAGAACGCATTATGACGCAGTTGCTTTTGGTGGTTGGAGCATTGATCTGCATCCAGCCGATGGCGTATTTTCTGAAAAACCCGGCTGTAATCAGTGGCACAGCAAAGGTATCTACCAGATTCCATATCGTTGTCTGTACAGTCGCAATATAACTAATCTATTTATTGCTGGCCGTATCATTAGTGCCACGCATGTTGCCTTTGGCTCTACACGGGTGATGGGAACCAGTGCATACGGAGCCCAAGTTGTAGGCATGGCGGCAGCGTTATGTCATAAAAGTCAGCTGTTGCCACACCAGCTAGCAGCAGTGGATCATATAAAAGTATTGCAGAACGAATTGCAAAAGGTAGGGCAATATATTCCCGGATTTAAGTTAAAAGATCCTAAAGATTTGGTACAGAACGCTCAGATAAGTGCCTCCAGTGAATTTATATTAACAGAACTACCTGCCGATGGAGAGTGGTTTGTCTTGCATGACAGTGCTGCTCAACTGATACCTTTGCGCGCAGGAACCGCTATCCCAGAGATTGTTACATGGGTAAATGCCAGCACAGATACAGAACTTGTGGTTGAACTTCGATGTTCTGGTAAGGCCACCAATCATACACCTGAGATAATCTTAAGCAGGCAGAACATTCATCTACAATCGGGCAGACAAAGCATTCATGTTAATTTTAATGTCAGTGTTGAAGAAGATATCTATGTATTTATCTGCTTTCTCAAAAACTCACAGATTGAAATGTGCTACAGTAATGTACGGATTTCCGGCGTACTATCTGCTTTCAATAAAACCAATCCGGCTGTGTCTAATTATGGCAAGCAGCAGCCAGTAGAAGACCTGGGAGTAGATGCATTTGAATTCTGGTGTCCAGACCGCCGTCCCAATGGTAAAAATATCGCTATGCAAATTAGTCCAGGCATTGCATTATTTAGTGTGGCGAATGTCCGCAATGGTATTACTCGTCCTACAAATCAACCTAATGCCTGGATAGCCGATTTGACTGACGAAAGACCTACTCTTTCACTTGAATGGCCAGATATACAAACCATTCGGAAAATAGAACTTAGTTTTGACACCGATTTTGATCATCCATTAGAAACAGTCCTGATGCATCATCCTGAAACCATCATGCCGTTTTGTGTTCAGAATTTTTCGTTGTGTAATGACCGTAATGAGCGGCTTTATGAAAAACAGGGTAATTACCAAACACGTCATACTATTCAGTTTGCTACTCCTATTCATACTCGCCAGTTAAAGCTCCACTTACAGAAAAGTCATCAGATGGTAGCTGTATCACTCATGGAAATCCGTTGCTATCAATGA
- a CDS encoding neutral/alkaline non-lysosomal ceramidase N-terminal domain-containing protein translates to MSFFTKKRVKRFFLFIIIFLVVAGVALFRPVDRTPYKEMSYYQQFRENVALLPPVKKNLNADTLQVGWAKVSITPDYPMPTAGYGQRRGKKYTAIHDSIWVRTFVFDNGVQKVALLSADLLIIAPEVTNALAKRLPEIGMSIDQVYLCATHSHNSIGGWADKIVGLLISGEYDPNIVTFIADRFLESIRLASQNKEKAAIGAIALPAGELVENRLRKSNPTDSLLRVMEIRKKSGARAILASFSAHPTIISDKDIRLSRDYPGVLVDTLESDSLIDFAAFCAGTVGSHRAEIDGPTEWKMLEMEASLLAQKITAGLPTIPLTYQKELRIISLPLPLRDPHFRITENWRIRPWVFYSLYGNYPSVVKGLRIGNVIWVGGPCDFSGELTPLVQPFAQWQQRPLFITSFNGGYIGYVTPDAYYDWTASETRDMNWFGPYNGSYISEAMHEVVKYLER, encoded by the coding sequence ATGAGTTTCTTTACTAAAAAACGCGTAAAGCGTTTTTTTCTTTTTATAATAATCTTCTTAGTAGTGGCTGGAGTAGCCTTATTTCGTCCCGTAGATCGCACTCCATATAAGGAGATGTCCTATTACCAGCAATTCAGAGAAAACGTAGCACTGCTGCCTCCAGTCAAAAAAAATCTAAATGCAGACACATTACAAGTAGGATGGGCTAAGGTGAGTATTACACCTGATTATCCTATGCCAACAGCTGGGTATGGGCAACGACGAGGCAAAAAATATACTGCTATTCATGATTCTATCTGGGTTCGGACATTTGTGTTTGACAATGGGGTTCAGAAGGTAGCTTTGTTGAGTGCAGATCTACTTATCATTGCTCCGGAAGTTACTAATGCTTTAGCAAAGCGTCTACCTGAAATAGGAATGTCTATTGATCAGGTATATCTGTGTGCTACACATTCACACAACAGCATTGGCGGCTGGGCTGATAAGATAGTGGGACTTCTGATCTCTGGTGAGTATGATCCGAATATTGTGACTTTTATTGCTGATCGTTTTTTGGAGTCTATTCGCCTTGCTAGTCAGAATAAAGAAAAAGCTGCTATTGGAGCAATTGCCTTACCTGCGGGAGAACTGGTTGAGAATCGTTTGCGAAAAAGTAATCCTACAGATTCATTGCTCCGAGTAATGGAGATTCGTAAAAAGTCTGGAGCAAGAGCCATACTAGCTTCTTTCTCGGCACACCCTACTATTATCTCAGATAAAGACATCCGCCTTTCACGCGATTATCCAGGTGTACTGGTAGATACATTGGAAAGTGATTCTCTTATTGACTTTGCTGCATTTTGTGCAGGGACAGTTGGAAGCCATCGGGCAGAAATAGATGGCCCAACAGAATGGAAGATGCTTGAAATGGAAGCTAGTCTACTTGCCCAAAAGATTACAGCCGGATTACCCACTATACCGTTAACTTACCAGAAAGAGCTACGAATAATATCCTTACCATTACCTTTGCGAGACCCTCATTTTCGTATTACAGAAAACTGGCGTATCCGTCCCTGGGTATTTTATTCATTATATGGCAATTATCCTTCTGTAGTGAAAGGTTTGCGGATAGGCAATGTGATCTGGGTTGGAGGCCCTTGCGACTTTTCAGGTGAGCTTACGCCTCTGGTACAGCCTTTTGCTCAGTGGCAGCAACGTCCTCTGTTTATTACTAGCTTTAATGGTGGGTACATTGGCTATGTGACTCCTGATGCCTACTACGATTGGACCGCCTCCGAAACTCGTGATATGAATTGGTTCGGGCCTTATAATGGCTCCTATATTTCGGAAGCAATGCATGAAGTAGTAAAGTATCTGGAGCGGTAA